The DNA window CAATGGTTTCTCAATGCCATAACCTAGCATGCTCTTTCTTCTCTTTATATGTAAAGGAGAATTGCGAGTTTGCTTAAAAAGAATCAAGAAGGATACAGCCTTGAGGTTGTAGGACTTGCTTTCAAGTTTGACATGAGTGCTTCATATATTCATCATTCAAAATTGCAAAATTGATACAGGCCACTGCTGTTTCTTGTTAGGGATCGAACGGTAGGGAAGCGAATGTTGGAGTAGGTGCTGGTTGTTGAACAAATCTTATTGGTTCTTGGTCATTTCGGGAGTCGGATTACTGACAGGAAAAGTCTAATTTAGTGTTATGAAGTTTGTGTTGGAATAAGAAGCTTACAATGACTTTGTTCAATCAGCCTGAGAGTATGAAAAGCACTATAGGATCCTAAACTATTTAAGATGGGTTGATTAGAACATGTTGTGTGTTGCCTTTCACCTTTATTGAAAAGCCCAGCAACTTTCCATTTCATATTTATATGAGGTGCTCAACTGCTCATAACGTACACCATTTTCTGGATCGTGTGGGAGTGGTTTAGCAGCATTGCTTGTCCTTTGATGGACTCTAGAAGTTTCTAACTtctgctttttttttcttttccattttcAATCTCAGACTGCAGCGTTGGCACGGAAGAACTCTGAGGTCGCCCGAGCATTGGCAGCACGCGAAGACTTTTTGGAGAAGGAACTCGGGGAGATTCACACTGTTCTGCTAGCTATGCAGGTACTGCAAATCAATAAGACTCATATTTACCATCTCCGCTTGTGCTACATCGATATCTTGAAACCTGTCACTATTCATTTTCCTTTCAATCCTGAATTTCATGTAGGAACAACAAGAGAAAGTGCTGAACCTCATCCTTGCTGCTGGAAAAGCTAGGAATCTGTTGAATAGCAAAGCTACACAAACTATCGACCCTAACAAACCAGAGGCTTCAAACTCATCATCAATGGCCGGCGAACAAAACACAGAAATAAGCAACAAACTCGAGACTCTGGATGTTGCGAACGCGAGCCAATAAGCACAGAGCCTCGTCTGAATCTGtggttttgtttttttgataGTCGAAAGAAAATTGATGAGATCATGTTGTTGTAACTGGACATAGGGAGCTAATAGCCCTATGTTTAGTATCTTTGTTGTAACATTTcatcaaaatataaatttgttGGAGAGAATCATGTTATAAATGAAATGTAGCATCAAATTTTCGCATCAAATTTTCATAGTAGTCAATATTATTGATTTGATTATTGCAGAGAAGTAGGAATAAGCAACTGATTCTTATTTCATTAGGCCAAATAGTTCCTTACACATGTATACCTTGCAAAGCTCACACACTTAGATGTATTACAAAGCACACACATTCAAAGCTGCCAGACTAACATGACATGTATCACAAAGCAGAAGATGCAGATACCAACTTAGGGAGACTGGGGCCAATCATAACCAGTATCCGCAACGTTTATGTCATAGTAAAACCACATCCCAACGTCCTCTACAGGGAGTTCGTCTTCCCAGAAATCGTTCTCCAACATCTCGTTGTACTCATCATCCACGTCGTCTGCAAAGTCCCAAGGCAGGTACTCGGAAGAACTCGAGTTATCTGAACAATTATCCCAGCCATTCATATCATAGAAATCCACAACAAGGGGTCCAACAACCTTCAGATTAGGGAATCTCTTCACCAACTTCTCATCCAGCTTCACCTGCCAGCATCCTCGTATATCCAGCAACTCGAGCTCTTTGCAGTTTTCGATAATCTTGACTACGCTTGATGTTTCTACGAGCAAGTAGGCAATCTCTAGATGCTTCAGTTTTGGCATTGTGGCAGCGATGGCTAGGGCTTCGTCATCTTGGGAAAGCTTGTCGATCACCTCCAGCGGATGCATTACCCTTCGCAAAGTGGTCAGGGATTTACAGTGCTTCCCGGCTGCTTCGAGGGCTTGAGCTCCTATGTTGCCGCAGTAACTCAAATCGAGGGAAGTCAGACATGATAGCTTTGGGGCAGCCCTCTCCATTACTGAATTGTTCATGTGGCTTCCGGGCAGGTGCAACGTTTTTAGAGATTGAGCACTTGAAACCAAGGTGAATCATATAAGACAATTTTGAAAAGGTATAATATGACAAATAATGTGACAAGACAACAGTGGACACATTATGCAACATGATATTGATACCATATGTACTAAAAGACATCCTAATCAAACATCACATACTGCCTAGCAAACGAGCGCTTATGGTATTAGAATTATTCTACTTAACCATATCCCCCTCTTAATACATCTAATAACAATGCAAGAGCTGCAATCTATGCAAAATGCCAAACTTTAATGGATGACACGAACAAACACCAAATCAAATCACAAGTCCATTTGAATCATTTGAAGGCCAATGCACAAATTTGGCATCATCCACTTATTCTCACTGCATTTTCACCTTATTACGAGCAAGTTATACATTACTCAAACAAAAAAAGATACGAAGAAAGCACGACTAATACTTACTGATTAACTATGAAGAAAATGCTTTGGTCACTGGAAACACCAGAGACGCTGAGCTTCCTGAGCGAGCCACAGCTTCTTGAAACGAGCAACTGAAGCATCCGTTCAACGAGTTCAGTCTCATGAGTCCTGCTCCACTCAACAATGTCTATATCTTGCCAACAATACGGCCCAGACACCGCTTTTCCCCAAGACTTGCAGACTCTTGGCACCACAGTTAGCAGCTCAACAAGAGACAGTTTCTTGAATATCAGCCCAAGTGCATCCGGTATCAATTCGTCCCAtttcggaaaatcacatgcctcGTCCATTCTATCTCAACCCTCTAAACAAACTGCATAAAATCAAGACTTTGCAATATAATCTAGATCAATTCAAAGGAAATGTTCCTAACAATGACAACATAAAGAAATGCAATGAGAAATGTTGTGAAACAAGACACTTAATTGATGAAGAAGCATTATTAAATAACCGCAACACTGATACTCTTTCCCTTCATTCTTTTCAAGGAGAGGTTCACCAACATATCCAATCAAGCAGCAAGCTGAAAATCTTGTACCAGAATTTTCCAATTGAATTCATGGAAGAAACGATAAAGACTACTAGATGAAGGGACCAGTTCTACTGAATGGTGCAGCAGCAGGTAAGGAATAATAAATACACAATAAATGCAAAGCCCCAGATTCAAACGGAAAACGGAACAGAAGCGATGAACAATACAAGGACGTCAGAGTCCAAATCCAGCTCCCAAATTTGCAAGAAAAAACAAAACTGATAAATCCCAATATGAATCAAAACAGCACACATCAAATTAGGGAAGAAAAGTAGCTGCCCCCACATCATCAGATGGCCTCAACAATTTTCCAGAAATGGATCGAAAATCCAAAATCAGAAATTTATAATTTCCCACATAAATAAATGGCCTTAATTTGCAGCGCAGATGGGAAAGCTCAAATCTTGGCAGCCTTGTATCAATCACGTTTAATTAGACACAGAAAGATGATTAATTTACCTTGTGATTGGAAGCGATTGAGCACAAGCTGGATCTATGAAAGCATGCGGTTTGGTTTATCCACGAAATTGGAGGAgaggagagagggagggagaagGAAAGCAACACAGCTAAAACAAGTGAATACAAACAAAAGCGGATTCGATATTGGTATAACTAagcttctctctctagaaatcTCTCTCTTAATTGGGGATATTTGTGACGTAAATTTGTGACTAATAAATAGGAATAATAAGTttgcttcttttgaaaaatgGCAATTTGTATTTAATGAAAAGTATAATCCTCGTAAAAGGAGATGACATGAGATAAAATAAGTACTTTGGTTAAATTTGATAAAGTAGAAttctagaaaaataaaaaactatggttttatacttttatttcatgttcaagaatttttactttattattatgTATTTATTCTGAAGAGGGATGATATATTTACATTATTCctcttttctatttattttagagATGGATTTACTTCAATGAAAAGAATAATACtcttaaaaagaaataattgaattataaattATGAGTTACTAGTAGTAAGGGTATATCAATTTTTATAGACGAAATCAGATGTTACTTCTTATTTAGAATTGGATGAATTAGGAAAATGGTGTAGAACGGGAAATTGGAGCAAATTAGTGTTTGTTACAAACCGAGTAAGAGTGTtttaaagaaatttttttatatatagtatactagtactatatattttggAATTGTTGAAAGTTGCTTAACCACTAATTTCATTAGTAAATCATCCTTACTAGTCCATCCATCTTTCAAATGACGGATATGGAACCACTTAGTTTTGTTTTTCTAGTGTATTGTTAAAATGATCAATTATGTATTATGATAGTGTTGAaagtaatattattaattatatctaTGGTAAATGGGTTAAATCGTCTCCGTTTTAATACGTAGTTTTCTGTTTTTTGTCGTTTGTGATTATCGGATCTTTTCTTTGATTGCTTTATTCGTGAAAATTGCGGCGTTGTTTGGACATGTTAGAATTAAATGTATACTAACTGAGGACATGGATACGACGACAATAAGAAAATTTATTGCGATGATAAGAGATTTTGTATGTTGTTCGTTAATGCGTTATTTGTCGTTTTTGGTTTATACTAACTGAAGATGTGGATCCAATTACAATAAATAAAACCCAAAAATTTATTGTGATGACGAGATATTTTATATGTTGTTGGTTTATGCATTATTTGTCGTGACTAGTTTTGTCGACGTGCTTTTGATCTACTTTCAGCATTTGCGTTGATTGAGTCGGTGTGGTTGTTTAactctttattttgtttttattattttctctagTTAGGATGATTATTTAGTTAGATTTGATTAGATTTGTACACTTACTTGGTGAGGAAAAATTCAGTAGACATACCAccatggaaatgttattgtggTATGAAATGCTAAGGTGGTATGTCCTACTTATAAGATTTTGACAATTAGAGATACATACATGGCTCACAACTCTACCTATAAGCATACAGTTGTGGAAATTTTGGTGTTGCATATATAACTCAAATATCTATACATACACGCATCAATTACCTATATTGAATGCATTTAAATCTTTCACATCAAATaagaaatttcaataaataagtAATAACGAAGTTACTCTTTTTCGCTCTCTAGAAATCTCTTTCTTAAATTTTCGGATATTTTGTGAATTGCAATAAATAAAAGTAGTAATAATCAGTTGATACTTACTTTGAAAAATGGCAATTTGACTTTGATGAAAAAGTGTATAATACTCATAAATATAAGTAGATATGAAATATTACTTTAGTCAACTTTAATAAGTAgaagaataaaaattaattgttttattttttcatgctcaagcatttttattatttatttactcggAAGAGGGATGATATATTTACATAAATCctcttttctatttattttagagAGTGATGATAGTGTTACTTCAATGAAAAGTACAGtaatatatattcatattttaaagaaaattatttatgcTATTTTGGAATTATTGAAAGTCGCTGAACCACTAATTTCATTAGTATATCATCCTTACTAGTCCATCATATTTCAAATGATGGATGTGGAACCACTTAGTTTTGTTTttctaatatatttttaaaatgatcAACTATGTATTATAATAGTGTCGAaagtaatattattaattatatatgtggTAAATGGGTTAAATCATCTCCGTTTTAATATCTACAGTTTTCTCTGTTTTTTGTCGTTTCTGATTATCATATCTTTGATTACTTTATTCGTGAAAATTGCGGTGTTGTTTGGATATGTTAGAATTAAATGTATGCTAATTGAAGACGTCCAACAATAAATAAAACCCGAAAATTTATTGTGATGATAAGAGATTTTGTATGTTATTCGTTTATGCATTTATTGTTATCCAGTAACAATAAATGAAATTCGAAAATTTATTTTGGTGATGAGAGATTTTGTATGTTTTGGTTTATGCGTTATTTGTCGTGACTAGTTTTGTCGATGTACTTTTGATCTGCTTTCAGCATTCGCGTTGATTGAGCTGGTGTGgttgtttatttctttattttgtttattattttctctaagagcatctccaatggcggacgtccggtcggacatccgcgacgggcgaccgggacgtccgccattgtaacaaagcaactcggatacggacgtcccgtaaggacgtcggatgtcctcggatgtccggcgacgggcgggcggacgtccgccattgtggcgtgggtcggacgtccggtattaattttttttttaaaactctatatatacggctcgttgaacttcacttcattcgcaccacttgtgttaacagatgcccatgttcgacttcagcacgatattatcgaagaggtttggacgcggatgggttgacgttgatgtgattacttttttttgttttattactatgtaattttttttcgaatcatgtatgtttttttaatgaagttgttaatttttccccttcgtattcgtgttgaaattttatttccgtaaacgtaaattgctttatttgtgaatttgtgattttttttaattgcgggaagtcctagtgggaagggcgatgggaagggcggattgtgcaggggaagtcctacTGACGTgacagtgggatgggaagtcctagtgacgtggcaggagttgtttttgggaagtcctagtggatgtccgagtgggacatccgtgcattggagataCTCTAATTAGGATgattatttgttatattttgttagatTTGTATGGTTCTTACTTGTCTCACCAATTCAACACTTAAATGTCAGTGTGTATCGAAAAATaagaaatttcaataaataagtAATAACTAAGTTACTCCTTTTCGCTCTCTAGAAATCTCCTCCTTAAATTTTCAGATCTTTTTGTGAATTGCAATAAATAAAAGTAGTACTAATAATCAGTTGgtacttattttgaaaaatggCAATTTGACTTTGATGAAAAGTGTATAATACTCGTAAATATAAGTAGACATGAAATATTACTTTAGTCAACTTTAATAAGTAgaagaataaaaattaatggTTTTATTTCATGCTCAagcattttttataattatttactgATAATTCctcttttctatttattttagagAGATAGTGTTACTTCAATGAAAAGTACAGTAATGTATTCATATGAAGAATTAAATTTTTAGttgaattacaaattataaGTTATTATTAGTAAATATAGTACATCAGTTTATATAGACGAAATCAGACGTTACTTTTTATTTGGATGAATCAGGAAAATGGTGTAGAATGGGAAATTGTAGTAAATTTGTGTCTGTTACAAACCGAGTAAGTGTgttttgaagtaaaatatttatattatattgttgCTTAACCACTTATTTTGGAATTATTTATAGTCTCTTAACCACTGATTTCATTACTAAATTATCCTTACTTTTTTCTAATGTATTGTTATAATGATCTATGCATTATGATAGTTTTCAAGTattattcaataatattatatgGAGCACTTcaaaatatactccttccgtcccaaggTAAATGTCACGTTTGGAATATGACACggaattttaggagatgttattttgtgtgttaaatggtgaaagaaaatatgattttataat is part of the Salvia splendens isolate huo1 chromosome 22, SspV2, whole genome shotgun sequence genome and encodes:
- the LOC121787318 gene encoding F-box protein FBW2-like produces the protein MDEACDFPKWDELIPDALGLIFKKLSLVELLTVVPRVCKSWGKAVSGPYCWQDIDIVEWSRTHETELVERMLQLLVSRSCGSLRKLSVSGVSSDQSIFFIVNHAQSLKTLHLPGSHMNNSVMERAAPKLSCLTSLDLSYCGNIGAQALEAAGKHCKSLTTLRRVMHPLEVIDKLSQDDEALAIAATMPKLKHLEIAYLLVETSSVVKIIENCKELELLDIRGCWQVKLDEKLVKRFPNLKVVGPLVVDFYDMNGWDNCSDNSSSSEYLPWDFADDVDDEYNEMLENDFWEDELPVEDVGMWFYYDINVADTGYDWPQSP